A window from Nitrospirota bacterium encodes these proteins:
- a CDS encoding hemerythrin domain-containing protein → MAFTIPASLNEEHDELHRELGSVTETGGATGEAAKKVAMIIHPHFVREEEYAMPPLGLLEPLARGEINPEMTDMLRITDKLKAMLPQMLAEHQAIVDALIKLANISIKENKMEVAFIAKKLIAHIKTEEEILYPAAILVGEYLKLKFNR, encoded by the coding sequence ATGGCTTTTACAATTCCAGCATCACTTAATGAAGAGCATGACGAGCTTCACAGGGAACTTGGGAGCGTTACTGAGACTGGCGGCGCAACCGGAGAGGCTGCGAAGAAGGTAGCCATGATTATCCATCCCCATTTTGTAAGGGAAGAGGAGTACGCTATGCCTCCGCTTGGTTTGCTCGAGCCACTTGCTCGTGGAGAGATAAACCCGGAGATGACAGACATGCTCCGTATTACTGATAAGCTGAAGGCAATGCTGCCCCAGATGCTTGCCGAACATCAGGCCATAGTAGATGCACTCATAAAACTGGCTAATATATCCATTAAGGAAAATAAGATGGAAGTAGCCTTTATAGCTAAGAAACTCATAGCACATATAAAGACTGAAGAGGAGATACTCTACCCTGCAGCAATCCTTGTCGGAGAGTATCTTAAACTGAAATTTAACAGGTAA